A DNA window from Paraclostridium bifermentans contains the following coding sequences:
- the prfB gene encoding peptide chain release factor 2 (programmed frameshift), which produces MLNVQEYRHRIEEMSNNIEELGLLFDIESLNERIIRSEKIMSEQDFWNDNEKAQSVLQENKNLKDIVDEYNHLQSSVEDAEVLLELAQEEDDDSLEKEVESTITSLEKEIDKVKIKTLLSGEYDRNNAILSINAGTGGLDAQDWAEMLLRMYDRWANSKGFKVKTLDLQSDTEAGIKSATIQIEGLNAYGYLKSEKGVHRIVRISPFDPSGKRHTSFASIDVIPELDESIEIDINPSDLKVDTYRASGAGGQHINTTDSAVRITHIPTGVVVQCQNQRSQHSNKDTAMRMLMAKLIELKELEQKETIEDLQGKYSQITWGSQIRSYVFQPYKLVKDHRTNAEIGNVDSVMDGNIDLFINEYLKMTKVNNV; this is translated from the exons ATGCTTAATGTACAAGAATATAGACATAGAATAGAAGAGATGTCTAATAATATAGAAGAATTG GGGCTTCTCTTTGACATAGAAAGCCTGAATGAAAGAATTATTAGAAGTGAAAAAATAATGAGTGAACAAGACTTCTGGAATGATAATGAAAAAGCACAGTCTGTACTTCAAGAAAATAAAAATCTAAAAGATATTGTAGATGAGTACAATCATCTACAATCATCTGTGGAAGATGCAGAAGTACTTCTTGAGTTAGCTCAAGAAGAAGATGATGATTCATTAGAGAAAGAAGTTGAAAGTACAATAACTTCACTTGAGAAAGAGATTGATAAAGTTAAAATAAAAACTTTATTGAGTGGAGAATATGATAGAAATAATGCGATTTTATCTATAAATGCAGGTACAGGTGGATTAGATGCTCAAGATTGGGCCGAAATGTTACTGAGAATGTATGATAGATGGGCTAATTCTAAAGGATTTAAAGTTAAAACATTAGATTTACAATCAGACACAGAAGCTGGTATAAAAAGTGCAACTATACAAATTGAAGGACTTAATGCATATGGATATTTAAAAAGTGAAAAAGGAGTGCATAGAATTGTAAGAATATCTCCTTTTGATCCATCTGGAAAAAGACATACTTCTTTTGCATCAATTGATGTAATTCCAGAATTAGATGAAAGTATAGAAATTGATATAAATCCTTCGGATTTAAAAGTAGATACATATAGAGCATCTGGTGCTGGAGGACAGCATATAAATACTACTGATTCTGCAGTAAGGATAACTCATATACCAACAGGTGTAGTTGTCCAGTGTCAAAATCAAAGATCTCAGCACAGTAATAAAGATACTGCTATGAGAATGTTAATGGCTAAACTTATAGAACTAAAAGAATTAGAACAAAAGGAAACTATAGAAGATTTACAAGGTAAATATTCTCAAATAACTTGGGGAAGCCAAATAAGATCTTATGTATTCCAACCATATAAGTTGGTAAAAGATCATAGAACAAATGCTGAGATAGGAAATGTTGACAGCGTTATGGACGGTAATATAGATTTATTTATAAATGAATATTTAAAAATGACTAAAGTAAATAATGTATAG
- the secA gene encoding preprotein translocase subunit SecA: protein MGFLDNIFNMADKREMKKFSKTVDEIDALESKFQGMSDSELRNMTNVFKDRLNNGETVDDVLAEAFAVVREASKRVLGMRQYRVQLIGGIVLHQGRIAEMKTGEGKTLVATAPVYLNALTGKGVHVVTVNDYLAKRDKEQMGKIYEFLGMTVGVIVHGQNPQERKEQYECDITYGTNNEYGFDYLKDNMVIHKEQKVQRELNYAIVDEVDSILVDEARTPLIISGPGDKSTHLYGDANTFVHTLKEDNYEIDEKQKSVSLTESGIQKAEVYFNVENITDIAHIELYHHINQALKAHKIMKLDVDYVVRDGEIVIVDEFTGRLMFGRRYSEGLHQAIEAKEGLRIQRESKTLATITFQNYFRMYNKLSGMTGTAKTEEEEFKAIYKMDVVQIPTNKPILREDLADCVYKSELGKFNAVAEDIIERHKNNQPVLVGTVSIEKSEVLSMILKRKGVKHEVLNAKNHHKEAEIVAQAGRLGAVTIATNMAGRGTDIVLGGNPVFLTKKEMKKIGYSEDVINKVDTDVESLGIELTDEIVKAKDDFNKILKKYKLQTEEEQNKVREAGGLAIIGTERHESRRIDNQLRGRAGRQGDPGSSRFYISLEDELMRLFGSDRISGMVEKIGLDEETPIEAKMLTKSIENAQKKVEGRNFGIRKHVLQYDDVMNKQREIIYEQRGRVLEGEDLEEQVKTMIMAIISDGYDIYVTDQGFDLHAYKDYLYHMFMPKGSLEAENLENMKKEEVIDAVYNLAKKIYEEKENMVGSERMREIERVILLQAVDSYWIDHIDAMDQLRQGIGLRAIGQQDPVVAYKLEGFDMFDNMTKAIQEDTVRYLYNFTIEEPIQRKQVVDVEKISSNADEGQGNKPVKKDEETGRNDECPCGSGKKYKKCCGR, encoded by the coding sequence ATGGGTTTTTTAGATAATATATTTAATATGGCTGATAAAAGAGAAATGAAAAAATTCAGCAAAACAGTTGATGAGATAGATGCTTTAGAATCGAAATTTCAAGGAATGTCAGATAGTGAATTAAGAAATATGACTAATGTTTTTAAAGATAGACTTAATAATGGGGAAACAGTAGATGACGTATTAGCAGAAGCATTCGCGGTTGTAAGGGAAGCTTCAAAAAGAGTACTTGGAATGAGACAATATAGAGTTCAGCTTATAGGTGGAATAGTTCTTCACCAAGGAAGAATAGCTGAGATGAAAACTGGAGAAGGTAAAACTTTAGTTGCAACAGCTCCAGTTTATTTAAATGCGTTAACTGGTAAAGGTGTACATGTTGTAACAGTCAATGATTACCTAGCAAAACGTGATAAAGAACAAATGGGTAAAATATATGAGTTTTTAGGAATGACAGTTGGGGTTATAGTCCATGGACAAAATCCTCAAGAAAGAAAAGAACAATATGAATGCGATATAACTTATGGAACAAACAATGAATATGGATTTGATTATCTAAAAGATAATATGGTTATACATAAAGAGCAAAAGGTTCAAAGAGAATTAAACTATGCAATAGTCGATGAGGTCGACTCTATATTAGTCGATGAAGCTAGAACACCTCTTATAATATCAGGACCTGGAGATAAATCAACACATCTATACGGTGACGCAAATACATTTGTACATACTTTAAAGGAAGATAACTATGAGATAGATGAAAAACAAAAATCAGTTTCTTTAACTGAAAGTGGTATACAAAAAGCAGAAGTTTATTTTAATGTTGAAAATATAACAGATATAGCTCATATAGAGTTATACCATCATATAAATCAAGCATTAAAAGCTCATAAAATAATGAAGTTAGATGTAGATTATGTTGTAAGAGATGGCGAAATAGTTATTGTTGATGAATTTACTGGAAGACTTATGTTCGGTAGAAGATATTCTGAAGGATTACATCAAGCAATTGAAGCTAAAGAAGGATTAAGAATACAAAGAGAATCTAAAACTTTAGCAACTATAACATTCCAAAACTACTTTAGAATGTACAATAAGTTATCAGGAATGACAGGTACAGCTAAAACAGAAGAAGAAGAATTTAAAGCAATATATAAAATGGATGTTGTACAAATTCCAACTAATAAGCCTATACTAAGAGAAGATCTAGCAGATTGTGTTTATAAGAGTGAACTAGGAAAATTTAATGCAGTTGCTGAAGATATTATAGAAAGACATAAGAATAATCAACCGGTGCTTGTTGGTACAGTATCTATAGAAAAATCTGAAGTTTTATCTATGATTTTAAAAAGAAAAGGTGTAAAGCATGAAGTCTTAAATGCTAAGAATCACCATAAAGAAGCAGAGATAGTAGCCCAAGCTGGTAGATTAGGAGCAGTAACTATAGCTACTAACATGGCTGGTCGTGGTACCGATATAGTTTTAGGAGGTAACCCAGTATTCTTAACTAAAAAAGAAATGAAGAAAATCGGGTACTCTGAGGATGTAATAAACAAGGTTGATACAGATGTAGAGAGTTTAGGAATAGAATTAACTGATGAAATAGTTAAAGCTAAGGATGATTTCAATAAAATACTTAAAAAATATAAATTACAAACTGAAGAAGAGCAGAATAAAGTTAGAGAAGCTGGCGGGTTAGCTATAATAGGTACAGAAAGACATGAATCTCGAAGAATTGATAATCAGTTACGTGGTCGTGCTGGTCGTCAAGGGGACCCAGGAAGTTCAAGATTCTACATAAGTTTAGAAGATGAGCTTATGAGACTATTCGGAAGTGATAGAATATCTGGAATGGTTGAAAAAATAGGATTAGATGAAGAAACACCTATAGAAGCTAAGATGTTAACTAAATCAATAGAAAACGCTCAAAAGAAAGTTGAAGGAAGAAACTTTGGTATAAGAAAGCATGTTCTTCAATATGATGATGTTATGAATAAGCAAAGAGAGATAATATACGAACAAAGAGGACGTGTATTAGAAGGTGAAGACTTAGAAGAACAAGTTAAAACAATGATAATGGCTATAATATCAGATGGATATGATATATATGTTACAGATCAAGGATTTGATTTACATGCATACAAAGATTATTTATATCATATGTTTATGCCTAAAGGTAGCTTAGAAGCTGAAAATCTTGAAAATATGAAAAAAGAAGAAGTTATAGACGCAGTATATAACTTAGCTAAAAAAATATATGAAGAAAAAGAAAATATGGTTGGATCTGAAAGAATGAGAGAAATCGAGAGAGTTATACTTTTACAAGCTGTTGACTCTTATTGGATAGATCATATAGATGCCATGGATCAATTACGTCAAGGTATCGGACTTAGAGCTATAGGTCAGCAAGATCCAGTTGTAGCTTATAAGTTAGAAGGATTTGACATGTTTGATAATATGACAAAAGCTATACAAGAAGATACTGTAAGATATTTATATAACTTTACAATAGAGGAACCGATACAAAGAAAACAAGTAGTAGATGTAGAAAAAATATCTTCAAATGCAGACGAAGGTCAAGGAAATAAACCTGTTAAGAAAGATGAAGAAACAGGAAGAAATGATGAATGTCCTTGTGGAAGTGGTAAAAAATATAAAAAGTGTTGCGGTAGATAG
- the hpf gene encoding ribosome hibernation-promoting factor, HPF/YfiA family: MNIKISGKQMELTDAIKDSVAEKLERLDYYLHPETEVKVTVSAKKARQKVEVTIIPISGPIIRAEDTEENLYAAIDVVYDKLNTQLRKYKKRVQDKHQSNESIRFSHIEDLSEEELNDENENSINISIERNKKFNMKPMSPEEAVLQMDLLGHDFFIFTNTQTDDISIVYKRKNGGYGMIEQA; this comes from the coding sequence ATGAATATAAAAATATCTGGGAAACAAATGGAATTAACAGATGCAATAAAGGATTCAGTAGCAGAAAAATTAGAAAGATTAGACTACTACCTTCACCCAGAAACAGAAGTAAAAGTTACAGTAAGTGCTAAAAAGGCAAGACAAAAAGTAGAAGTAACTATAATACCAATAAGTGGGCCTATAATAAGAGCAGAAGATACAGAGGAAAATTTATATGCTGCTATAGATGTAGTATATGATAAGTTAAACACTCAGTTAAGAAAGTATAAAAAAAGAGTACAAGATAAACATCAATCAAATGAAAGTATAAGATTTAGCCATATAGAAGACTTATCAGAAGAAGAGTTAAATGATGAAAATGAAAATTCTATAAATATTTCAATAGAAAGAAATAAGAAATTTAATATGAAGCCAATGAGTCCAGAAGAAGCAGTTTTACAAATGGACTTGTTAGGACATGACTTTTTCATATTTACAAACACTCAAACTGATGATATATCAATCGTGTATAAAAGAAAAAATGGCGGTTATGGAATGATAGAACAAGCTTAG